In Staphylococcus saccharolyticus, one genomic interval encodes:
- a CDS encoding LPXTG cell wall anchor domain-containing protein, with product MQIVTQMQIAIQILTVIYDIDGDADADCDADCDADADSDADADSDADADCDADADSDTDTDSNIDIDGDADADCDADCDADADSDADADCDADADCDADADSDADADCDADADCDADADSDADADSDADADCDADADCDADADSDADADCDADADCDADADSDADADSDADADSDADADCDADADCDADADSDADADCDADADCDADADSDADSDGDSDNDTGDNTGSHSNQESHGSNAIKYENETSAITNKQLTKKGSHSNDESLPKTGLETQSNGTLFGTLFAAIGGVFLAGRRRKNKGNKIN from the coding sequence ATGCAGATTGTGACGCAGATGCAGATAGCGATACAGATACTGACAGTAATATATGATATAGACGGAGATGCGGACGCAGATTGCGATGCGGATTGTGACGCAGATGCAGATAGTGATGCGGATGCAGATAGTGATGCGGATGCAGATTGTGACGCAGATGCAGATAGCGATACAGATACTGACAGTAATATAGATATAGACGGAGATGCGGACGCAGATTGCGATGCGGATTGTGACGCAGATGCAGATAGTGATGCGGATGCAGATTGTGATGCGGATGCGGATTGTGACGCAGATGCAGATAGTGATGCGGATGCAGATTGTGATGCGGATGCGGATTGTGACGCAGATGCAGATAGTGATGCGGATGCAGATAGTGATGCGGATGCAGATTGTGATGCGGATGCGGATTGTGACGCAGATGCAGATAGTGATGCGGATGCAGATTGTGATGCGGATGCGGATTGTGACGCAGATGCAGATAGTGATGCGGATGCAGATAGTGATGCGGATGCAGATAGTGATGCGGATGCAGATTGTGATGCGGATGCGGATTGTGACGCAGATGCAGATAGTGATGCGGATGCAGATTGTGATGCGGATGCGGATTGTGACGCAGATGCAGATAGCGATGCAGACAGTGATGGTGATTCGGATAATGATACAGGTGATAACACAGGTTCTCATTCTAATCAAGAATCTCATGGTAGCAACGCAATTAAATATGAAAATGAGACTAGTGCAATAACTAATAAACAACTTACTAAAAAAGGTAGTCATTCAAATGATGAATCATTGCCTAAAACAGGATTAGAAACTCAGTCAAACGGTACTTTATTTGGAACATTATTCGCAGCAATAGGTGGCGTATTTTTAGCTGGTAGACGCAGAAAAAATAAAGGTAATAAAATAAACTAA